The genomic stretch CATCAGCATGCTTTTGCGCACCTCGCGCGCATTCACGAAGTTCCCGTTGTGCGCGAGGCCCAGGATGCCCTTGTTGGTGCGCGTGGTCAGCGGCTGCGCGTTGAAGCGCAGGTTGCTGCCCGTCGTGCTGTACCGCACGTGCCCGATACTCACCCGCGCATTCGCCAGCCGCACGCTGTCCAGCCGCCGCTCGTCGAACACCTGCGTGACCAGCCCCAGATCCTTCTCCACATGGAACTTCTCACCGTCGGACACGCACATGCCCGCCGCCTCCTGCCCCCGGTGCTGCAACGCGAACATGCCCAGGTACGTGAACCACGCAAGATCGTTGGGTTCCGGCGAGTACATGCCGAACACCCCGCACTCGTCCTGCGGCTTATCAGAGGTGAGATCAAAGATCATGGGCAGCTCCAGAGGTGAATGACCCCTCACCCCCGGCCCCTCTCCCCTGGGGAGAGGGGAGACTGGTGGGCAGTTTAGGATTCGATGTGTGGGGGCGGGCAGAACGGAGAAGGCGCGGCGGCTGCGACGCGATCAGACGGCGGCGGAGGCCGTGTTGTGGCGCGTGTTGCGGAACCACGGACTCGGCGTGAAGTTCCGCCGGCAGTATCCCGTCGGCCCTTACATCACGGATTTCGCGTGTACCGAGTGCGGTCTGGTGATTGAACTGGACGGGTCTCAGCACGGCACGGATGACGGTCTCGCCTACGACGCCGAACGTACCCGCTACCTGAACGCGGCTGGATTCCGGGTCGTGCGCTTCTGGAACAACGAGGTGATGACCAACCTGGACGGTGTCGTGCAAGTCATTCAAATTGCGCTGGCGGACTGACCCCTCACCCCGGCCCTCTCCCCACGGGAGAGGGAGAACGAAGGGGCATGTCATGCTCCCCTCTCCCACGGGGAGAGGGGCTGGGGGTGAGGGGTCTCTAACGTCATCCCAGAATCCCCGCGAGCGGAGTCGTGAAGGCGTCGGTCAGGGTCTGGAGGTTCACGCTCAAGTGTACGTGCTGGGCGGGCAGGGCAATCGTGACGCTGGTGCCGCCGCTGACGCCCAGGCGGGCGAAGGGCACGCCGCGTTCCGTCAGGGCGGCCTCGGTGCCCGCGGGGTCGGCGGTGGCGATCACGATGCGGCCGTGCGCCTCGCCATACAGCAGGGCGTCGGCGCGGGTGCCAGCGGGGGCGTCAATGCTGACATTCACGCCGGTGTTCCCGGCGATCGCCATTTCGGCCAGGGCGACGGCCAGGCCACCCTCGGCGCAGTCGTGGGCGGTACCCACCAGACCGGCGCGGATCAGGTGCAGCGTGGCGTTGATGACGGCCTGCTCGCGGGTCAGGTCGAGGGGCGGGACGTGTCCGGCTTCCAGACCGTGCACCGTCTCCAGGTACTGACTCGCGCCGATGTCCGTGGCGTGCTCGCCGATCAGGTAAAGGGTGTGGCCCTCCCCCTTCAGGTTCATGGTGGCGCGTTTCGTCACGTCGGGCAGCACGCCGACCATGCCGATCGTGGGGGTGGGATGGATCGCCACGCGCTCGTCGCCCTCGGTGTACTGGTTGTAGAGGCTGACGTTGCCGCCCGTGACCGGGGTGTTCAGGGCGCGGCAGGCGTCCGCGATGCCGTGTACGGCGCGTTCCAACTGGTAGTAGACCTCGGGCCGGTGGGGGTTGCCAAAATTCAGGTTGTCGGTGATCGCCAGCGGGGTCGCGCCCACGCACGCGAGGTTGCGGGCAGCCTCGGCCACAGCGGCGGCGGCCCCCGTGTACGGGTCGAGGTACACGAAGCGCGGGTTGCAGTCGCTGGTGGCGGCCACGCCCATGCCGCTGCCCTTCACGCGCATGACGGCAGCGTCGGCCGCGCCGGGCACGACCACCGTGTTCGTCATGACCTGGTGGTCGAAACGCTCGTAGATGGCGCGCTTGCTGGCAATGGTGGGGTGCGACAGCAGGTCGGTCAGCACCGCGCCCAGGTCACCGGGCACGGGCACGCCGCTCAGGTCGCGCTCGCGCTTGGCCCTGATCTCGTCGGATTCGATGCCCTCGCGGGTGTACTTGGGGGCCTCGTTCAGCAGGGCGACCGGCAGGTCGCAGACGACCTCGCCCCGCCACGTCAGGCGGTAGTTGGTGTGCGATTCCACCTGCCCGATGGTCACCACATCCAGCTCCCACTTGGCGAGCAGATCCAGCAGCTCCTGCTCGCGGCCGGGCACCGGCACGAGGATCATGCGCTCCTGCGACTCGCTCAGGCACAGTTCCATGGGCACCATGCCGTCCTCGCGGGTGGGCACGAGGTCGAGATCCATCGTGATGCCGAGTTCCGCGCGGTACGCCATCTCGCACGTGCTGGACACCAGTCCGGCCGCGCCCATATCCTGCACGCCCGCCACGACGCCCGCCTGGATGGCCTCCAGCGTGGCCTCCAGCAGCAGTTTCTCCATGAACGGGTCGCCCACCTGTACGGCGGGCCGGTCGGCCTGCGAGGCATTGGACAGGTCGGCGGAGGCGAACACCGCGCCGCCCAGTCCGTCGCGGCCGGTCTTGGAACCGACGTATACGATGGTGTTTCCGACCTCGCCCATCGTCCCTTTGGCGAGATCCTCGTGGCGCAACAGGCCCAGGGCCATCACGTTCACCAGCGGGTTCTCCTGGTAGCTGGGATGGAACGTCACCTCGCCGCCCACCGTGGGCACGCCGATCGCGTTGCCGTAGTGCGCGATGCCCTCGACCACGCCGTTCAGCAGGAAGCGCGTGCGGGGGCTGTCGGGGTTCCCGAAGCGCAGCGAGTCCAGCACCGCGAAGGGCCGCGCGCCCATGGCGAAGATGTCGCGCAGGATGCCGCCCACGCCCGTCGCCGCGCCCTGCACGGGCTCCACGGCCGACGGGTGGTTGTGGCTCTCCATCTTGAACGCCACGCCCCACCCGTCACCGATGTCCACCACGCCGGCGTTCTCGCCGGGGCCCTGCAACACCTGCGGGCCGGTCGTGGGGAAGTGGCGGAACAGCGGGCGGGAGTTCTTGTACCCGCAGTGCTCGCTCCACATCGCGCCGATGATCGCGGCCTCCAGCGCGTTCGGCTCCCGGCCGATGCTCTGGGCGGCGAGATCGAATTCCTCAAGGGTCAGGCCGAACGTACCCGCGCGGTCGCGGAGGGACGGAGTGGTGGCTGGAATCTGGGTCATGGCAATGCCTCTGGTTGGTCTGGTGGTGAGATGAACGGCCCGTGTCGCTGCGCGCTCAGCCGTGCTTTTTGCCCATCTGGAGCTGCCCGCGGTGGTACGCCACATGCCGGAGCTGCATGCCCAGGCCGGTCAGGCGTTCCCGCTGGCCGGTGGGCGCGGCGGGCGCGCGGAGCAGGTCGCCCAGCTGCTCGTCGGTCAGGGCGCGGGTGTGCGCCACGATCTGCGCGCCCACGCGGTCGAGTTCAGCCAGCACGGTGGCCTTGCCGGTCTGCCCAGTCACGGGGGGCGGGCCGCGCAGCTCAGGCATCCACGGGGCGTCCTCCCAGCCCAGGTGGGCGTACGTGCTGCTGAAGTCCTGCAGCGCGAAGAAGCGCAGCCACTCCGCGATGTGCAGCGCGTGCCACGCGGGGCTGTGCCCCAGCAGCGGCGTGGCAAAAGCCCCTTCGGGCACGGCGTCCAGCCCGGAGCGGAACATGCCGAGTTCCATCTCGAAGGCGTCGGCCAGGAAGGCCTGTGCGCTGGTGGCGGTCATGCGCCGACCGTGACGGCCGCGAGGCTGCGGAACACGCCCTGGCCGTCCTCGCTGCCCAGCAGGGCCTCCACGGCCCGCTCGGGGTGGGGCATCATGCCCAGCACGTTCCCCCGCTGATTCACGATGCCGGCGATGTCGTTCAGGCTGCCGTTGGGGTTGTCCACGTAGCGGAACACGACCTGTCCGTTCCCTTCCAGCGCGGCGATGGTTTCGGGATCGGCGTAGTAGTTGCCCTCGCCGTGCGCGATGGGGATCTCGATGACCTGCCCCTGGGCATACGCCCCGGTGAACGCGGTCTGCGTGGTCTCCACGCGCAGGTGCACGGGTTTGCACATGAAGTGCAGTTCGCGGTTGCGCGAGAGCGCGCCGGGCAGCAGGCCGCTCTCGGTGAGCACCTGGAAGCCGTTACACACGCCCAGCACGTACCCGCCACGCTCCGCGTGCGCCTTGACCGCCTGCATGATCGGGCTGCGGGCCGCGATCGCACCGCTGCGGAGGTGGTCGCCGTAACTGAAGCCACCGGGCAGGAACACCAGATCGGTGCCGGCGGGCAGGCCGGGCTCGGTGTGCCACACGAACTGCGCGGACTCGTCGAGGAGCAGGCGGGCGGCGTGCAGGGCGTCGCCGTCGCAGTTGCTGCCGGGGAACTGGATGACGGCCGTCTTCATATCTGCTCCGGCTGCGCCACGGTGCGCTCGTTCACGACGTTTCCGGTGTTCAGGGTGCCCACGGGCTCGAACATCATGATCCAGACCTCCCCGCCTTCCGCCACCGGCAGGTGCTCCACGCTGCGCGGCACGATGACGATCTCCCCCACCCCGATCCGGCGCTCGCCGTCCCGGAAGCGCATGAGCAGCGTGCCCTTCGTCACGAGGAACAGCTCGTCCTCGTGCTCGTGCGCGTGCCACACGAACTCGCCGCTGATCTTCGCGATCTTGACGTGCTGGCCGTTCAGCTCGCCGATCACCTTCGGCTGCCAGTGCCCGGTGAACGACTCGAACTTCTCCTGCAGGCGGATGACCTCGGGGACGGTCATGCCTCGCTCAGCTCCCAGCGGGCGTCCTCCATCACGGGGTTGCTCAGGACGTTCTCCGTGATGTCTTTCAGCTGCGCCTCCACGTCGTCGCGGCTGCCGCTGAGGGTCAGTTCGATGTATTTCCCGACGCGCACGCCGTTCACGTTCGCGTGGTCGAGGTGCGACAGCGCCCGCTCCACGGTGCGCCCCTGCGGGTCGAGGATGCTGGGCTTGAGGGTCACGAACACTTTGGCTTTGAAGGTGGACATGGTTACTCCTTCGGAGGGGCAGAGGGCTGAGGGCAGACAGCAGAGGGCAACAGATTCTTAGCTCTCGGCTCTCGGGTCTCTGCCCTCTGCGGCGGGCGCAGTCACCCGCCTGAGCATCTCCGCGTACGCGTCCTCGATGCCGCCCAGGTCGCGCCTGAAGCGGTCTTTGTCCATCTTCTCGTTCGTCTCGGCATCCCAGAAGCGGCAGGTGTCGGGGCTGATCTCGTCGGCGAGCACCACGGTGCCGTCGGGCAGGGTGCCGAATTCCAGCTTGAAGTCGATGAGTTTCACACCACGGGCGAGGAAGTACGGCACCAGCACCCCCCGGATCTTCAGGGCGAGTTCGCGGATGCGCAGGAGCTGCGGCTCGGTGGCCCAGCCCAGGCTCAGGGCGGTGTCGGTGTTGATCAGCGGATCGCCCAGGGCGTCGGACTTGTAGCAGTACTCGACGATGGGGTGGTCAAGCGGCGTGCCTTCCTCGATGCCCAGGCGCTTGCTGAAGCTGCCCGCCGCGACGTTCCGTACGATGACTTCCACCGGCACGATGGTCACGGCCTTCACGAGCTGCTCGGTGTCGCTGAGCTTGCGCACGAAGTGGGTGGGAACGCCCGCGGCCTCCAGCACCGGGTACAGGTGCGCGGTGATGGCGTTGTTGGTGGCTCCCTTGCCCTGCCAGCCGCCGCGTTTCTGGGCGTTGAAGGCGGTCGCCTCGTCCTTGTACTCCACGATGTACTCGCCGGGCTCGGGGGTGGCGTAGACGCGTTTGGCCTTGCCCTCGTACCGCATCTCGCCGCGCTGTGGGGTGCTCGCCGTCATACGCCCTCCGTCCTGCACAGTGTGAGTCTGCGCAGTGTGTATCTACAAAGTGTGTGGCCGCCCGGGGAATGTAGAAGGAGCGTCCCCCGAGCCGTTCCGGGGCGACGCTGGACTGTCGCGGTGCTGGTCATGTGGGCTCCATCGCCGTCTCTCGGACGGACTTACCGCCAGGGGCCAGGGGCCGGGCGGGGCGTCTCACGGGACGCGGGTGGAAGAAATGGGAGTGCAGCCCACGCACGGGGCTGCCTTACGTCAGGGTAACACCCCCATGCGCGGACGCACCGGGGGTGTTCAGGTGACTCGGACGTGGTCGCTGCCTCAGTGGCTGTGGCCGCCCGCCTGTCCGCGCTTGCCGCTGACCTCCTCACGCACCTCCGCGACGAGCACCGTGCACGCCTCGGCGCAGGGAATGCCGCCGGGCACGCCGTCGAAGAAGGTGAGCGCGAGCTTCTCGCCGGCCCACAGGCGGGTGCGCAGGCACGACTTGCAGACCTCGCCGGCCACGTGCTCCACCTGCTCGGGCGTGGCCTTCTGCACCTTGGCGTAGATGCCAGTCTGACGGCGGGCGGTGGTGGGCCACGGGGTGGCGCGCAGGGCGTGGCACGTGTGGGCGTACGTCTCCTCCACGACCGCCGGGTAGACGTAGTGCAGGGCGCGGCGCAGGTCGGCCTCGCTCAGCACGGCCCGCCACCCGCGCGGAAGGTTCCGCAGCGTGTGTACCGGGCGGTGGTCGCCGCCATCATCGCGGCGGACGGTGTCGCGTACCCCCTCGGGCGTGACCAGGGTGCGCAGGTCGCCGCCGGGGCGGCCCTCGTCGAGCATGTGGCGGATCTCGTACACGCCGCTGTCGGGGGTGATCAGCAGTTCACCCAGCCGAAGCCCCCGGCGCGCGCGCTCCAGCACCGCCAGCCACGCGTGTTCGTGCCCGCGCTCGAGGTCGCCGTCCTGCGCGAGCGATCCGCTGGCTTCCTCGGCCAGGTGGAGGATCACGTCGGCCACAGCCGGGTGGGTGCCCACGGGCCTGGCGTAGTACACGGTCTGTGGGCCGCCCGCGTGGTCTCCGAACACCGTCACGTCGCCGGTCAGACCCATGTCCTCGGGGATGGTCTCCAGCGTGTGCCAGCCCTCGCTGGCGAAGAAGGGCACCACGACCACGCGCGGCGCGGTGATCACGTCAGGCCACGTGCCGACCTTCGGATCCTCATCGAGGAACAGGGCCTCGACCTGCGCGAAGTGCCCGGCCTGCCGGATGAGCTCGGCGTTGTGGTACACGACCTTGTTGGAGTTCTCGTTGCGGGTCGTGCCGTGCCCGAGCACGATCAGGGCGTCGTGCGCGCCGAAGTCCGGCAGGGCCTCGCGGGCGCGGGCGAGGATCACGTCCGTCATGCTGGGGTGCACGCCGTAGGGCAGGGTGTAGCGCACGGTGCGCCCGCCGATCACGCGCGCCACGCCGCCGGGCGGCACCGGCCCCTGGTGGCCCAGCCCCAGTTCGCGCGGGATCACGACCTCGGTGAAGTAGCCCTCGGAGATGAACATGGGAATGACGGTCACGTCGGTGCTGGCCGTGGTGCGCAGCACCTGCCGCAGCGAGGGTTCCTCCTTCCAGTAGCCCTCGATGACCTCGTCGTACAGGCCACGCTCGCGGATCAGGTCGGCATAGCGGTACACGGCGGTGGCCGATTCGCCGTTCAGGTGGGAACCGTGCCCGATCAGGATCAGGGAACGCATATGCCGCGCACTGTAGCTCCCACCGGTCGGGGGAACTGTCCCGACGCTTGCAGGATGCGGGGCCCGCGTGAACCGCGCCGGCCTCCAGCTAAGCGAGCGTGAAGTGCCGGTTCACGAGTCCCGGAGGTGTCCCCGCTTATCGTGGACGGTGCCGCGCCATGTGACCGGGGGACTCGCTCCCGGCTGGCGCCTGCCCGCACAGGAGGTTTCACATGTTCTTCCAGCAGAACGACCGGCACGAGAAGATGGCCCGCCTTGACCCCCGCGACACCAACCAGGACGGCGTGGTCAGCCCGCAGGAAGCCGCCGCGTACATTCAGGAGTACATGGCGAACGCCACCCCCGAAGAGCGTCAGCAGATCCTGCGCGACTACATCGGCGGCATGAGCCCGGATCAGCGCCAGCAGATGGGCGACGCGATCGTACAGAGCCCGGCGAACCCCGTGCAGCGTGTCAATCCTCAGGATCCGGATGATCTCGCCAACGCCTACGCCCAGACCGCGCAGGCTCCCGCCCAGGACGGCAGGAGCCCGCTGGAGGCCGCCTTCGCGTCCGGCGGGATGCTGAGTAACCCCATGGTCAAGGCCGGACTGGTCGGTCTGGCCGCCATGATCGGCAGCAGCGTCCTCAAGCGCGGTCGCTGAGCGTCGCGGATGGGCCACTCCGGGTACCGGGGTGGCCCCACTTCATGTGGCCTTCTGGCTGCGTGTAGCCTTCAGAAGGTGAAGCTGCGGCTGGGACGTCCTGCCCCCATGAGCCGCTAGAATTGCGCCCAATGCCTCTGTCCTACCTCACGCGCATCGCGCAGACGCCCGCCCCGACGTTCCACGAGGAACGCCGCGCGGATCTCATGGCGTCCCTGTGGGAGGAACTGGGCTACACCACCGAGCGCGACAGCGTGGGCAATGTGCTGACCCGGATCACCCCGCCCGGCACCGAGGGGCGGCCCGCGCTGCTGCTGGCCGCGCACCTGGACACCGTCTTCGATGCCGGCACCGACGTAACGGTGCGTGAGGACGCCGGTCGGCTGGTCGGCCCGGGCGTGGGCGACAACAGTGCCAGCCTGGCGGTCGTCACGGCGCTGCTGCGTGACCTGCGCGGCACGGCCCCGGCCCTGACCCGCCCGCTGTGGGTGGCCGCCAACGTCGGCGAGGAAGGCCTGGGTGACCTGCGCGGCAGCAAACAGCTGATCGAACAGCACCGGGCCCACCTGGGGGCCTTCGTGGCGGTGGACGGGTACCTGGGTGTGGCCGTCACGCGCGGAGTGGGAGTGCGCCGCTACCGCGCGACCTTCACCGGGCCGGGCGGACACTCGTGGGGCGACCAGGGGCCGAGCGCCCTGCACGCCATGGGCCGCGCGATCAGTGCGCTCTACGCCCTGCACCTACCGCTGTCGCCGCGCACCACCCTGAACGTGGGAGTGGCGGGCGGCGGCACCAGCGTGAACTCGATCGCCGGCACCGCCCAGCTGCTGCTGGACCTGCGCTCACTGGACGCCGACGTGCTGGCCGACCTGGACAGCCGGGCCGTCGCGGCGCTGCACGCGGCGGGCCGGGACACGGGCGTGACGGTGCGCATCGAGCGCGTCGGCGACCGCCCCGGCGGGCACCTGAACAGCGAACCGCTGCTGCCGCTCATCCGCGAGGCCGCCCGCGACATCCGGGTCGAGGTGCGCACCGCGTCGAGCAGCACCGACGCCAACGCGGCCGCGCCGCACGGCCTGAGCGCCGTGGCGGTGGGGGTGTACCGGGGCGGCAACGCCCACCGCACCGACGAGTGGGTGCAGGTGGCCAGCCTGGGCTCGGGCCTGAAATTCCTGCGGCGCATGGTGGATCTGTACCAGCGCCGCCCCGTGCGCTGAGGCCCACGGAATCCCCCGCTGGGGGCGGGTTTTTCGTGACCTGAATAGCAATCCCGACCCACACAGTTCCCACCAAGCCGGCGCACAATACGGAGTACGTATGACACTCCAGCCGACGTCGGTGGCTCCTGCCCGTTCTTCCCTGAACGCCCGCACCGGGCTCCTCCGGCGCGGTCTGCGGCTCGTGGGCGTCAGCGGACTGCTGGCGCTGGCCGCCGTTCCGGCCGTGCACGCCCAGGGGGCAGGTGACCGCGCGTCGTCGCCGGCGCAGGCGCTGTTCACACGCGTCAACACCCTGATCCAGCAGCAGTACGGCGGCCTGTCCACGGTCGACCGCGCAGCGCTGGCCCGCGAGTACCAGGCGCGGCTGGACGCCGTGTGCGCCGCCGACGGCCCGGACTGTCCCGAGAGCCGGGCCTACCCGGTGGTCACCGCCCAGCTGACGGCCCTGGGCGACGAGCACAGCTTCTTCATGACGCCGGACGACCTGAAGGACTTCGTGGCGCGTGCGACCGGCGGCACTAGGCGGCAGTTCGGCGTCCGGCTGGCCACACTGGACGGTGAGAACCGCGTGGTGACCGAGGTCGTGCCCGGCAGCGCCGCCGACACGGCAGGCCTGAAGCGCGGTGACCTGCTGCTGACGCTGGACGGCAAGCCGTATACCTACGCCGCGCTGCGGGCGGCCCGCGACTCCGGGGCCGGGATCACCCTGGGCCTGACGCGTCTGGGCCAGCCGCTCACGCTGACCCTGGCCTCGACCGAGAGCAGCACCCAGGAACTGCCGCAGGTGCAGTACGTGCCCGCGCCCACGCCCACCAGCCCGCAGGCCGAGGTGGCAGTCCTGCGGATTCCGACGTTCCTGACCGGGGGGGGCGTCGCGCAGCGCGTCCATGATCTGGTCGGCGAGGCGCAGGCGCGCGGCGCGGCCGGCATGATCGTGGATCTGCGCGGCGATCCGGGCGGCAGCCTGAGCGAGTGCGACAGCTCGGTCAGCGCCTTCGTGCCCACGGTGATCCGCCTGGCCCGCTCGGCGGGCGGCAACAGCCGCACCGTGGTCAGCCGCGGAACCCGCCTGGACGACGGCATGCCCAGCGGCGGGGTGCGCCGCCCGCGTCTGTGGACGGGGCCGCTGGCCGTGCTGGTCGACCGGGGCAGCGCGTCGTGCAGTGAATTCTTCGCCTTCGAGGTGCAGTACGCCGGGCGCGGCCCGATCATCGGGGAGAACACGGCCGGGGTGGGCAACACCGCCACCCGCGTGTTCGAGGCCGGTCAGGGCGGTCTGCAGCTGACCATCCTGAACTACGCCAAACCCGACGGAACGCCGTACCCGCAGAATGTCACGCCGAACCAGACGTTCACCCAGGGCGAGGCGCAGCTGCGCAATCTCACCCTGGGGCGGGACGAGCTGCTCGACGCCGGCCTTCAGGCCCTGCGCACCGCGCCCGTCCTGAGCAGCGATCCCTACAGCCAGCAGCCCTGATCCGGAGTGGGCCGGGGACACGGGCACCCGGGCGCGTTCCGGCGGTCCGTCCTGTTCACGGAGCCGCACCGGGGTGTGGGTGCTGCAGGCCGCGCAGCGCCCAGCGCAGACCCAGGGCCGTGACCGCTCCGATCGCCGCCAGCGTGAGCCACGGCAGCGCCGGCAGGCCCACGCTGGCCCCCAGATCGACCAGGGAGCCGCCCAGCACGCTGCCCAGCGCGCCACCCACGCCCAGGCTGATGGCGCTGAAGCCGAAATAACTGCCCACCAGCGCGGGCGGCGCGAACTGCGCGGTCAGGGTCTGCTGGCTGGGAAAGACCAGCATGGTGCCCAGCGAGTACAGCGCCACGCACGCCAGCAGGGCGGGAAAGCTCTGGGCCAGGGCCATGAGGCCCAGGCTGGTGGCGACCAGGGCGACAGCCCCCACCAGCGCAGCCCGCAGCGGGATGTGACGCTGCGTGAGGCGAATCAGGGGGTACTGCAGCAGCACGGCCAGCCCCGCCGACAGGCCGTACAGCGGCCCGGTGGCGTGCGGCCCGGCCAGCGCAATGGCCTTGAGGGTCACCGCCACGTTGATCTGCGTACTCAGGATGAAATAGCCGATCAGAACCAGCGTGAAGCGCCGGAACGGCACGTTGCGGGCCGCGACCGCCAGCCCGGCCAGGCTGCGGCCGGGGGTTCGCTCAGGACGCGCGTGCGGCAGGGTCACGCCCATGACGACGGCGGCGAGCAGGTACACGCCGGCCGCCGACAGGGCTGCCGTCCGGAAGCCCAGGCCCAGCAGCGCCGCGCCGATCAGCGGGCCGCCCACCATGCCCAGATTGCCGGCGATGCTGGTCAG from Deinococcus sp. AB2017081 encodes the following:
- the purL gene encoding phosphoribosylformylglycinamidine synthase subunit PurL, whose protein sequence is MTQIPATTPSLRDRAGTFGLTLEEFDLAAQSIGREPNALEAAIIGAMWSEHCGYKNSRPLFRHFPTTGPQVLQGPGENAGVVDIGDGWGVAFKMESHNHPSAVEPVQGAATGVGGILRDIFAMGARPFAVLDSLRFGNPDSPRTRFLLNGVVEGIAHYGNAIGVPTVGGEVTFHPSYQENPLVNVMALGLLRHEDLAKGTMGEVGNTIVYVGSKTGRDGLGGAVFASADLSNASQADRPAVQVGDPFMEKLLLEATLEAIQAGVVAGVQDMGAAGLVSSTCEMAYRAELGITMDLDLVPTREDGMVPMELCLSESQERMILVPVPGREQELLDLLAKWELDVVTIGQVESHTNYRLTWRGEVVCDLPVALLNEAPKYTREGIESDEIRAKRERDLSGVPVPGDLGAVLTDLLSHPTIASKRAIYERFDHQVMTNTVVVPGAADAAVMRVKGSGMGVAATSDCNPRFVYLDPYTGAAAAVAEAARNLACVGATPLAITDNLNFGNPHRPEVYYQLERAVHGIADACRALNTPVTGGNVSLYNQYTEGDERVAIHPTPTIGMVGVLPDVTKRATMNLKGEGHTLYLIGEHATDIGASQYLETVHGLEAGHVPPLDLTREQAVINATLHLIRAGLVGTAHDCAEGGLAVALAEMAIAGNTGVNVSIDAPAGTRADALLYGEAHGRIVIATADPAGTEAALTERGVPFARLGVSGGTSVTIALPAQHVHLSVNLQTLTDAFTTPLAGILG
- a CDS encoding DinB family protein, with product MTATSAQAFLADAFEMELGMFRSGLDAVPEGAFATPLLGHSPAWHALHIAEWLRFFALQDFSSTYAHLGWEDAPWMPELRGPPPVTGQTGKATVLAELDRVGAQIVAHTRALTDEQLGDLLRAPAAPTGQRERLTGLGMQLRHVAYHRGQLQMGKKHG
- a CDS encoding cupin domain-containing protein, giving the protein MTVPEVIRLQEKFESFTGHWQPKVIGELNGQHVKIAKISGEFVWHAHEHEDELFLVTKGTLLMRFRDGERRIGVGEIVIVPRSVEHLPVAEGGEVWIMMFEPVGTLNTGNVVNERTVAQPEQI
- the purQ gene encoding phosphoribosylformylglycinamidine synthase subunit PurQ — translated: MKTAVIQFPGSNCDGDALHAARLLLDESAQFVWHTEPGLPAGTDLVFLPGGFSYGDHLRSGAIAARSPIMQAVKAHAERGGYVLGVCNGFQVLTESGLLPGALSRNRELHFMCKPVHLRVETTQTAFTGAYAQGQVIEIPIAHGEGNYYADPETIAALEGNGQVVFRYVDNPNGSLNDIAGIVNQRGNVLGMMPHPERAVEALLGSEDGQGVFRSLAAVTVGA
- the purS gene encoding phosphoribosylformylglycinamidine synthase subunit PurS, whose translation is MSTFKAKVFVTLKPSILDPQGRTVERALSHLDHANVNGVRVGKYIELTLSGSRDDVEAQLKDITENVLSNPVMEDARWELSEA
- a CDS encoding endonuclease domain-containing protein, giving the protein MGAGRTEKARRLRRDQTAAEAVLWRVLRNHGLGVKFRRQYPVGPYITDFACTECGLVIELDGSQHGTDDGLAYDAERTRYLNAAGFRVVRFWNNEVMTNLDGVVQVIQIALAD
- a CDS encoding S41 family peptidase, which codes for MTLQPTSVAPARSSLNARTGLLRRGLRLVGVSGLLALAAVPAVHAQGAGDRASSPAQALFTRVNTLIQQQYGGLSTVDRAALAREYQARLDAVCAADGPDCPESRAYPVVTAQLTALGDEHSFFMTPDDLKDFVARATGGTRRQFGVRLATLDGENRVVTEVVPGSAADTAGLKRGDLLLTLDGKPYTYAALRAARDSGAGITLGLTRLGQPLTLTLASTESSTQELPQVQYVPAPTPTSPQAEVAVLRIPTFLTGGGVAQRVHDLVGEAQARGAAGMIVDLRGDPGGSLSECDSSVSAFVPTVIRLARSAGGNSRTVVSRGTRLDDGMPSGGVRRPRLWTGPLAVLVDRGSASCSEFFAFEVQYAGRGPIIGENTAGVGNTATRVFEAGQGGLQLTILNYAKPDGTPYPQNVTPNQTFTQGEAQLRNLTLGRDELLDAGLQALRTAPVLSSDPYSQQP
- the purC gene encoding phosphoribosylaminoimidazolesuccinocarboxamide synthase, which encodes MTASTPQRGEMRYEGKAKRVYATPEPGEYIVEYKDEATAFNAQKRGGWQGKGATNNAITAHLYPVLEAAGVPTHFVRKLSDTEQLVKAVTIVPVEVIVRNVAAGSFSKRLGIEEGTPLDHPIVEYCYKSDALGDPLINTDTALSLGWATEPQLLRIRELALKIRGVLVPYFLARGVKLIDFKLEFGTLPDGTVVLADEISPDTCRFWDAETNEKMDKDRFRRDLGGIEDAYAEMLRRVTAPAAEGRDPRAES
- a CDS encoding M20/M25/M40 family metallo-hydrolase, with protein sequence MPLSYLTRIAQTPAPTFHEERRADLMASLWEELGYTTERDSVGNVLTRITPPGTEGRPALLLAAHLDTVFDAGTDVTVREDAGRLVGPGVGDNSASLAVVTALLRDLRGTAPALTRPLWVAANVGEEGLGDLRGSKQLIEQHRAHLGAFVAVDGYLGVAVTRGVGVRRYRATFTGPGGHSWGDQGPSALHAMGRAISALYALHLPLSPRTTLNVGVAGGGTSVNSIAGTAQLLLDLRSLDADVLADLDSRAVAALHAAGRDTGVTVRIERVGDRPGGHLNSEPLLPLIREAARDIRVEVRTASSSTDANAAAPHGLSAVAVGVYRGGNAHRTDEWVQVASLGSGLKFLRRMVDLYQRRPVR
- a CDS encoding MFS transporter; the encoded protein is MTVPASALPLRPDAAQLGLIAANFLMWGGFFAVIPLVTVHFSGSTAQGGLGWPAATVGVVLGLRQLTQQGLTVFGGAWADRVGPKPLILAGCVLRCAGFAWMGYATTPGVLLAAALLAGVGGGLFDAPKNAAITAVTRPEQRPQMFSLTSIAGNLGMVGGPLIGAALLGLGFRTAALSAAGVYLLAAVVMGVTLPHARPERTPGRSLAGLAVAARNVPFRRFTLVLIGYFILSTQINVAVTLKAIALAGPHATGPLYGLSAGLAVLLQYPLIRLTQRHIPLRAALVGAVALVATSLGLMALAQSFPALLACVALYSLGTMLVFPSQQTLTAQFAPPALVGSYFGFSAISLGVGGALGSVLGGSLVDLGASVGLPALPWLTLAAIGAVTALGLRWALRGLQHPHPGAAP